One part of the Synergistota bacterium genome encodes these proteins:
- a CDS encoding kinase/pyrophosphorylase encodes MKDKRMKIFILSDSTGETAELVCKAALSQFEGTDYDIERFPHIQTEDKVDEVINRAFDEETSLVIYTLASPELRAYLANRAKERGIIEVDILGPLIEAFERVSGAKASGKPGLLRRMDEAYFRRIRAIEFAVKCDDGRYLPGIKNADVVIIGVSRSSKTPVSMYLAYRGIFAANVPLVPEITIPKELLEVERRRIVGLTIEPEKLVHIRQERLRLMGLAPDVNYVKLERVIEELEYAESVMRRLGVPIINVTNRAIEETAHEIIYYLERRGLLDVRKADISV; translated from the coding sequence ATGAAAGATAAAAGGATGAAAATCTTTATTCTTTCTGATTCTACAGGGGAAACAGCGGAGTTAGTCTGTAAGGCTGCTTTATCGCAGTTTGAGGGCACTGACTATGATATAGAGAGGTTTCCTCATATTCAGACTGAAGATAAAGTTGATGAGGTTATAAATAGGGCTTTTGATGAGGAGACCTCTTTAGTAATTTATACATTGGCATCTCCAGAGCTAAGAGCGTATCTAGCTAATAGGGCTAAGGAAAGAGGCATAATCGAAGTTGACATTCTTGGCCCCTTAATAGAAGCGTTTGAAAGGGTTTCTGGGGCCAAAGCAAGTGGGAAACCTGGTTTATTAAGGAGGATGGATGAGGCATATTTTAGGAGAATACGAGCTATAGAGTTTGCCGTAAAATGTGATGACGGCAGATATCTTCCTGGAATTAAAAATGCTGATGTGGTAATTATAGGAGTTTCTAGATCTTCTAAAACACCTGTTTCTATGTATCTTGCATATAGGGGAATATTTGCTGCTAATGTTCCTCTTGTTCCTGAAATTACCATCCCCAAAGAGCTATTGGAGGTTGAGAGAAGAAGGATAGTAGGGTTAACAATTGAGCCTGAAAAGCTTGTTCATATAAGACAGGAGAGACTTAGGCTCATGGGCTTAGCGCCAGACGTAAACTATGTTAAGCTTGAGAGGGTGATTGAGGAACTTGAATATGCTGAAAGTGTGATGAGAAGGCTTGGGGTTCCTATAATAAATGTCACTAATAGGGCTATAGAAGAGACGGCCCATGAAATAATATATTACCTTGAGAGGAGGGGGCTCCTGGATGTCAGAAAAGCTGATATATCTGTTTGA